The sequence TATCAGACAGACATAGACCACTAGTCCACGAGCTGATGGCGCGGCGTCACGTCGGTGGCGTCGCGCGGCGGGCTCGCGAGGAATCGCACCCCGGCCTCCGGGTTTGGAGCCCGGTTGGTCGCTATGACCTCGAACCCATTTGGTGGAGCGGCCGGGAGTTGCACCCGGATCTCTGGTTTGCGACACCAGCGTCTTGCTGTTGGACGACCGTCCCGTGTTTGCACGCGCGGACCGATAGGCGCGCGCGCCGGCGCTGCGAGCGAGGCTGGGGCCCCGCGCGCCAGCTTGGTGGGGTGACCGACGGGAATTGCACCCGTACCTGCAGGGCCACAACCTGCCGTGCGTACTGATTCACACCGCGGCCACGTTCGAGTTGCGATTCGCGAGGGGATGCCGCGGGATCTCCTCGTACTCGGTGCGTCGGGTTGGAATCGAACCAACACCTCCGGTGCTTCAAACCAGCGCTTCCACCAGGTTAGCTTCCGACGCTCGTGTCGCGGCCGTCCGCTTCACAGGCTGCGAGTTTGGACGCTGCGCGCGGATTCGAACCGCGTCCCGAGGCCTTATGAGAGCCTGGTCCACCCCGGGTCGCAGCGTGACGTGGCGTCTCCACGGGGAATCGAACCCCGATTGCGAGATTGAAAATCTCGAGTCCTGACCCTTAGACGATGGAGACGTGGGGCAATGTGCAAGCGAGCACCCTCGCGTGACGGAGGTCGCGCAGTGCTCGAGGTGAGAGTCGCCACCGACGCACACACGCGAGCACACCTCGCGTGGCGGAGGTCGCGCAGCCCGCAGGGCGAGCACACTCACAAGCCCACTCCGGGGCGGCCGGGTCTGAGCCGGGTGCGTTTTCCGTTTCGCCACTCGAGCAATGATTCAGCTGCACGGGTAAGATTCGAACTTACGGTCCCGCGGTTAACAGCCGCGTGCCTTTCCACTTGGCTACCGTGCAAAGTGCGTCACGCGGAACGTCGCGCGCGCGGAGGAAGGCGGAGGTCACGCTCCAGCCTTCCCCGTTGGCTCGCGGGGGCCCGGCCCCGCTCGCGCCGTGCAAGACGTCGAACGCCGCGCTCACGGAGGAAGGCGGAGGTCACGCTCCAGCCTTCCCCGTTGGCTCGCGGGGGCCCGGCCCCGCTCGCGCCGTGCAAGACGTCGAACGCCGCGCTCACGGAGGAAGGCGGAGGTCACGCTCCAGCCTTCCCCGTTGGCTCGCGGGGGCCCGGCCCCGCTCGCGCCGTGCAAGACGTCGAACGCCGCGCTCACGGAGGAAGGCGGAGGTCACGCTCCGTCTTCTCCGTTGGCTCGCGGGGGCCCGGCCCCGCTCGCGCCGTGCAAGACGTCGAACGTCGCGCTCACGGAGGAAGGCGGAGGTCACGCTCCCCAGACCCGCAGGTCCGATCTGTTTTCGAGACAGCCCTGGTCCTCGACCAGTTCACCTTCCAAACGAAGCTACGTCTCGTTCACGCCGTTGAGGCTGATGAGGTAGCCGTGCTTTTCGCCAGAGCGCGCGAAGTCCTGGACCGCGCGCGCCAGAGTGGCGGAGACCTGTGCGATCAGAGGCAAGTGTTCCCCGCCCTCGCAAGTCGCTTGGCCTTCTTCGTCCTCGGCGTCTGCCACGAAGTGCTCGTCCCAGCGCACCAGTCCAAAGCTGCCATCCGCCGCGATCGCAGCGTGGATCAGCGCCTTGTCGTGGGCGCGCGCGTACTCACTGAGCAGTGTTCGGCTTGCGTGGTTGTCGAAAGCGTCGACGATGAGGTCGGCCCTGGCGAGCAGCGCGACTGCGTTGTCCGCGGTCAGGCGCACGCCAAAGGCCTCGCTCTTGATGCCATGGAAGTTGAAGAGCTGAAGCTTGAGGGCCTCGGCTTTGTTCTTCCCCACAGACTGCTTGACGAAGGCCTGCGACAGCAGGTTCTTCGACTCGACGCGGTCGAAGTCTACGAAGCAGAGCGTGGCGTCCAGGTTGCGACACGAGGTCGCTGCCAGGGAACCAAGGGCCCCCACACCGCAAAACACGATGCGCATGGGGACCCTCAGCTCACGCCGTCCCGCTGGAACGACGCCTCCTGGAGACGCGCCAGGCCGTAGCGCGCGGCGCCGAAGGGAACCTTCGGACGCAGGTAGATACGGCGCTTGCCCGGACCGTTGAAGCGATCGACCATGTAGTAGTCGAAGGCATTGTCCGGCAGGTTCGCAATGTGCAAACCACGCAGACCGCCGGTACGGATCACTTCGATCGCGATACGGCGTACGTCCGCGTCCGACACGTAGTCGTCGACTTCACGCACATAGTCTGCGCTGTAGCCGTTGTAGGTGATGTTCAGGATTGCCATGACCCCCTCCTTTCTGAGTGGCGCGCCAAGCGGGGGATCACTCGCTTGGCTCGCTGTTGATTGAAGTCTCGTCGACGGCGGTCGCCTCGATGGACGCTGGCGGCGGCTTGGCCGGCAAGGCCATGCCCGAGCACAAGCGCAGCAAGTCGGCCCACCAAGGCTCGGGATCGACTCGCTCGACCGTGTCACCGGTCTTGACGATCGTTCCGCTTGGAGCCACCACCGAGAAGCGCAAGGTCTTGCCGAGCGCGCTCTCCAGCGCGGCCATGGTCGTCTCGTCTTCCTTGGAAAATGCCAGGGGACCGTTGGGGTGGCTGTGAGTCAGCTCTTCCAGTTCGTCACGGTGCTGCCAGATGATCTCCCAGCGGGTGCGGGAGTCAGGCAGGGCGCTGGCGCTGTTCGACGCATCGCCGAACAAGATCGCGCCACCTCGGCCGATCAAGAAGAACACTTCTCGCGTCATGCCCGCCTCGTGATGTTGAGCTGTTGGGTGTCGAAGCCTTCACGAATCACCGAAGGCAGACTCTCGAGCGTCACGGCACGATCGGATCCGCTGAGGCAGATCCCCGCGTCGACCACCTGTAGCGAGTCTTGCTCGACGATGCTGATGAAGCGCTCGCCCATGAAGCGATACGTCACTTCGAGCAGACCGCCGTCCAGCGTGCGATGGCCTACGAGATCGGCGCCCGCCGCGTCCAGGGCTCGCCCGGCGCGCTCGTAGGGCGCGACGCGAGGCTCGGGGCGGCTGGGCGCTGTCTGCGGTCGCACGACGCCTTCGCTGGCGGCCCATGCATCCAGGCGCACCCGTTCCAAACGCCGTCGTTCGACGAGTTCGAGGAGAAAAGCCTCGGCACTCGCCGCCCCAGCGCTGGAAACGGACAGCACGACGCCCATGCACTCTCGGGGCGACACCGCGATGTCGAGGCGCGCAGCCACCTTGGCGATCAGCGCGAAGGCGTATGCGGCTCGCAACGACGCAGCAACTCCCTTGACCTGGTCGATGTCGTGCTCGCGCTCGAGTGCCTGACGCACGGCGTCCTCGGCTTCACTCTCGAACTCGACGGAGTCGAACACCAAGTCACCCGAGTGCCAGCGGCGTGCGACCAGCGGCGAGAGGACGGCCGGCTCTTCGCCCACGAGCAGCTCCACCCGAGCAAGCTTCTGCCCGCCCGAGAAGAGCCACCCGTGTGCGAAGTGCCCGCGCACGGCGGGAAGCCCAGACAAGTCAGGCAGGTCGGCGACATCCACCGGCGTGGCGACTCGTCCCTTGACCGAGAACGCGTACCAGCCCGCGGGTTGCACCACGCTGACGCGCAGGCGACGTGACGGTGCATCCACGCGGCTGCCGCCGAAGTAGGGCAGCACCAGTCGCTCTTCTTGCTGCAGGAACTTACGATAGTCCACGAGGCAACTCCAAGAGCGGCGTGGCCATCACGCGCTCGACCAGCCCGAACTGCTTTTTGGGAGCAGCCAGCGGCGCATCGAGCAGCGCTTTGAGCACGCGCGTCACCTGATAGGGATCGTCGAACTGACTGACGGACACCTCGGAGAACGGGATCTCCAAGGCTTCCGCCGCTTCGCGCACGGTGCGACCGCGCGAGACGGACACGTTGACCAGGAGCGCCATCGCGCTGGGCTCGTAGCCCGCGCGACCGAAGGCTTCGGCGAAGTTGCGCCCACTCTCGCCGGCTTCATCACCGACGATGATCACGACCAACTTGGCGTCCCGAGGCACGTCGACCCCTGCACGACGCAGCGCATGTACGCCGGCAGAGTGCAGCGTACCGCCCTCGGCGCGAATGCCCC comes from Polyangiaceae bacterium and encodes:
- a CDS encoding ThiF family adenylyltransferase, with amino-acid sequence MRIVFCGVGALGSLAATSCRNLDATLCFVDFDRVESKNLLSQAFVKQSVGKNKAEALKLQLFNFHGIKSEAFGVRLTADNAVALLARADLIVDAFDNHASRTLLSEYARAHDKALIHAAIAADGSFGLVRWDEHFVADAEDEEGQATCEGGEHLPLIAQVSATLARAVQDFARSGEKHGYLISLNGVNET